The following are encoded in a window of Candidatus Woesearchaeota archaeon genomic DNA:
- a CDS encoding YigZ family protein, with protein sequence MHFTTVKQKSSAKCIEKKSSFFSYVYPITSIDEVKPLIDALRSKHKKANHVAYAYRLASLNKLGEIVFEERGNDDKEPNKTAGAPLLRLLQQQKLGNVLVCVARVFGGIKLGTAGLSKAYKTAGKEALDKTPTIVSIIQK encoded by the coding sequence ATGCACTTTACAACTGTGAAACAAAAGAGTTCTGCTAAATGTATAGAGAAGAAATCATCTTTTTTTAGTTATGTCTATCCTATAACATCCATAGATGAAGTTAAGCCATTAATAGACGCGCTTCGTTCTAAACATAAAAAAGCAAATCATGTCGCATACGCTTATCGATTAGCGAGCCTAAATAAACTAGGTGAAATAGTGTTTGAAGAACGAGGAAACGATGATAAAGAGCCTAATAAAACAGCAGGAGCGCCTTTACTGCGATTATTACAACAACAAAAATTAGGAAACGTCCTTGTTTGTGTTGCGCGAGTTTTTGGCGGCATAAAACTTGGTACTGCAGGACTTAGTAAAGCATATAAAACTGCAGGAAAAGAAGCATTAGATAAAACACCGACCATTGTATCAATTATCCAAAAATAA